A window of the Acipenser ruthenus chromosome 30, fAciRut3.2 maternal haplotype, whole genome shotgun sequence genome harbors these coding sequences:
- the LOC117430055 gene encoding ubiquitin-conjugating enzyme E2 T-like isoform X1, translating to MRRTNRAVSSPESMQRSSRLKRELQLLITEPAPGISCWQNDGRVDDLRAQIVGGVSTPYEGGLFTLEIVLPERYPFEPPKMRFLTPIYHPNIDSAGRICLDALKLPPKGAWRPSLNISTVLTSIQLLMAEPNPDDPLMADISSEYKYNKPVYLEKARQWTEKHAIQRNQGLGDLDKSPCEDELSKGLAGPRKRGALDTGEEEEEVKKTCV from the exons ATGCGTCGTACAAACAGGGCCGTTTCCAG TCCGGAGAGTATGCAGCGATCATCCAGGCTTAAGCGGGAGCTGCAGCTTCTTATCACCGAGCCAGCTCCGGGGATCTCCTGCTGGCAGAACGACGGCCGAGTCGACGACCTCCGGGCAC AGATAGTGGGAGGAGTGAGCACTCCCTATGAAGGAGGGCTCTTCACACTGGAGATCGTGCTGCCAGAGAG GTATCCCTTTGAGCCCCCCAAAATGCGCTTCCTGACCCCCATCTACCACCCCAACATCGACTCTGCCGGCAGAATCTGTCTGGACGCTCTCAAGCTCCCTCCAAAG GGAGCTTGGAGGCCCTCTCTCAACATCTCCACTGTTCTGACCTCAATCCAGCTGCTGATGGCAGAGCCTAATCCAGACGACCCCCTGATGGCAGATATT TCCTCCGAATACAAATACAACAAGCCGGTTTACCTGGAGAAGGCGAGGCAGTGGACTGAGAAGCATGCGATCCAGAGGAACCAG GGTTTGGGTGACCTAGACAAGAGCCCCTGTGAAGATGAGCTGTCCAAGGGCCTGGCGGGGCCCCGGAAGAGAGGGGCTCTCGAtacaggagaggaggaggaggaggtgaagaagACCTGCGTCTGA
- the LOC117430055 gene encoding ubiquitin-conjugating enzyme E2 T-like isoform X2, whose protein sequence is MQRSSRLKRELQLLITEPAPGISCWQNDGRVDDLRAQIVGGVSTPYEGGLFTLEIVLPERYPFEPPKMRFLTPIYHPNIDSAGRICLDALKLPPKGAWRPSLNISTVLTSIQLLMAEPNPDDPLMADISSEYKYNKPVYLEKARQWTEKHAIQRNQGLGDLDKSPCEDELSKGLAGPRKRGALDTGEEEEEVKKTCV, encoded by the exons ATGCAGCGATCATCCAGGCTTAAGCGGGAGCTGCAGCTTCTTATCACCGAGCCAGCTCCGGGGATCTCCTGCTGGCAGAACGACGGCCGAGTCGACGACCTCCGGGCAC AGATAGTGGGAGGAGTGAGCACTCCCTATGAAGGAGGGCTCTTCACACTGGAGATCGTGCTGCCAGAGAG GTATCCCTTTGAGCCCCCCAAAATGCGCTTCCTGACCCCCATCTACCACCCCAACATCGACTCTGCCGGCAGAATCTGTCTGGACGCTCTCAAGCTCCCTCCAAAG GGAGCTTGGAGGCCCTCTCTCAACATCTCCACTGTTCTGACCTCAATCCAGCTGCTGATGGCAGAGCCTAATCCAGACGACCCCCTGATGGCAGATATT TCCTCCGAATACAAATACAACAAGCCGGTTTACCTGGAGAAGGCGAGGCAGTGGACTGAGAAGCATGCGATCCAGAGGAACCAG GGTTTGGGTGACCTAGACAAGAGCCCCTGTGAAGATGAGCTGTCCAAGGGCCTGGCGGGGCCCCGGAAGAGAGGGGCTCTCGAtacaggagaggaggaggaggaggtgaagaagACCTGCGTCTGA